A genome region from Clostridium pasteurianum includes the following:
- a CDS encoding epoxyqueuosine reductase, with product MIDSNEVKKLLYDLGADVCGIAPVERFKNAPEGFHPKDIYSDCKSVVVFAKRLPAAANMLKSTRVVYTHMTALIFEEIDRISANACCYLDKLHTGAVMIPCDEPYEYWDEEKKHGRGILSLKHAGELAGIGVIGKNTLLVNKDLGNMMYLGALLIDKVVDYDPMIKENYCYDKCRKCIENCPQKALNGVSVNQALCRSNVVKQSSKGYWFYNCCKCRLECPNSLGMRKKIKK from the coding sequence ATGATTGATTCTAATGAGGTAAAAAAACTTTTATATGATCTAGGAGCTGATGTGTGTGGTATAGCGCCAGTAGAAAGATTTAAAAATGCACCTGAAGGCTTTCATCCTAAAGATATTTATTCTGATTGTAAATCTGTAGTAGTTTTCGCTAAAAGACTTCCAGCCGCAGCAAATATGCTTAAAAGTACGAGAGTAGTATATACTCATATGACTGCTTTGATTTTTGAAGAAATTGATAGAATAAGTGCTAATGCTTGCTGCTATTTAGACAAGTTACATACAGGAGCAGTTATGATACCATGTGATGAACCTTATGAGTATTGGGATGAAGAGAAAAAACATGGTAGAGGAATATTGTCCTTAAAACATGCAGGAGAGCTCGCAGGTATTGGGGTTATAGGTAAAAATACTCTTTTAGTAAATAAAGATTTGGGAAATATGATGTATTTAGGGGCTTTACTTATAGATAAAGTTGTAGATTATGATCCTATGATAAAAGAAAATTATTGCTATGATAAATGCAGGAAATGTATTGAAAATTGTCCTCAAAAAGCTCTTAATGGAGTTAGTGTTAACCAAGCTTTATGTAGGAGTAATGTAGTTAAGCAGTCAAGCAAAGGTTATTGGTTTTATAATTGCTGTAAATGCAGATTAGAATGTCCTAATTCTTTAGGAATGAGGAAAAAAATCAAAAAATGA
- a CDS encoding SGNH/GDSL hydrolase family protein, with product MKLVCIGDSLTYGYGVPSNSSWVELLKSHLNLEIINKGMNGDTTSGILSRSYRDITQEKPSHVIIMAGTNDMLMNYPLKLIKDNIKFLITEAKENNIEPIVALQPPVIASLAKIYWDAEINYKEVNTNLLNYINWAKTFCSNNNITLIDFYDLFINKKDIKNLYSDGIHPNVHGHKLMFEETAKLLKNKDGKVNL from the coding sequence ATGAAATTAGTTTGTATTGGCGATAGTTTAACCTATGGATATGGAGTTCCATCAAATTCCTCCTGGGTAGAACTTTTAAAATCGCATTTAAATTTAGAAATAATAAATAAGGGAATGAATGGAGATACCACCTCTGGAATTCTTTCAAGATCTTATAGAGATATTACCCAGGAAAAACCATCTCATGTAATCATTATGGCTGGAACAAATGATATGCTTATGAATTATCCATTAAAACTAATTAAGGATAATATTAAGTTTTTGATAACTGAAGCTAAAGAGAATAACATAGAACCTATAGTAGCTCTACAACCGCCGGTAATAGCTTCACTTGCAAAAATTTATTGGGATGCTGAAATTAATTATAAAGAGGTTAATACTAATTTACTAAATTACATTAATTGGGCTAAAACCTTCTGCTCAAATAATAATATTACTCTTATCGATTTTTACGACCTGTTTATAAATAAAAAAGATATTAAAAATTTATACAGTGATGGAATACATCCAAATGTCCATGGGCACAAACTAATGTTTGAAGAAACAGCTAAACTATTAAAAAATAAGGATGGAAAAGTTAACTTATGA
- a CDS encoding tetratricopeptide repeat protein, with protein sequence MKNDLQIDEYLKNAEQASQEKKLIKAIDLYNKVYELSNGKNIEAIINLAVIYDSLGKSDMAKKYYLEALAIDDYEDRAYYGLAVIYDNDKNYKKAIELYKKAIFINPNYHKAYFFLANAYDVSGAKRLAVATYKKLLTLNPMNFWANLNLGAIYEEENQNNLAYKMFSNALEIDSENYLALFNMGVICNKFNMLERAINFYQKSIKQNKTYEYSYLNLAVIYKYKNTKKGIKVLSDGINNCIEVHFLYYNRSCFYALIDEKDRACEDIITALKLYPEFLEYALEDEELEEIRKLNSFKKFIASYNV encoded by the coding sequence ATGAAAAATGATCTACAAATTGATGAATACCTAAAAAATGCAGAACAGGCTTCTCAGGAGAAAAAATTAATTAAAGCCATAGATCTGTATAACAAAGTTTATGAACTTTCTAATGGTAAAAATATAGAAGCAATAATTAATTTAGCTGTAATATATGATTCTTTAGGAAAATCTGACATGGCTAAAAAGTATTATTTAGAAGCCTTGGCAATAGATGACTATGAAGATAGAGCTTATTACGGTCTAGCTGTAATATATGATAATGATAAGAATTACAAAAAAGCTATAGAATTATATAAAAAAGCTATTTTCATAAATCCAAATTATCATAAAGCCTATTTTTTCCTAGCAAATGCCTATGATGTATCAGGAGCAAAAAGGCTGGCAGTAGCTACCTATAAAAAGTTGCTAACATTAAATCCTATGAATTTCTGGGCAAACTTAAATTTAGGTGCTATATATGAGGAAGAAAATCAAAACAACCTTGCATATAAAATGTTCTCAAATGCTTTAGAAATAGATTCAGAAAATTACTTAGCACTTTTTAACATGGGGGTAATTTGTAATAAATTTAATATGCTAGAGAGAGCAATTAATTTCTACCAAAAATCAATTAAACAGAATAAAACTTATGAATACAGCTATTTAAACTTAGCCGTAATTTACAAATATAAAAATACTAAAAAAGGTATAAAAGTCCTATCAGATGGAATCAATAATTGCATTGAAGTACATTTTTTGTATTACAATAGAAGCTGTTTTTATGCTTTAATTGATGAAAAGGACAGGGCATGTGAGGATATAATTACAGCATTAAAATTATACCCTGAATTTTTAGAATATGCCCTTGAAGATGAGGAATTAGAAGAAATACGAAAACTCAATTCTTTTAAAAAATTCATAGCTTCATATAACGTATAA
- a CDS encoding MerR family transcriptional regulator — translation MKEQYKCEKKDDTILYKIGLFSKINQVTIKTLRYYDNVGLLKPAHVDEHNGYRYYTSAQLPVLHHILALRQMGFTLEEIKEVQDGMSEEKMLLKKKSELIRKIADDTMKLSEVESYLIQKNNEGEYHIILKELPEIIVASMRTVIPDYSVLFDVASIKDAEMKRLGCSYTVPQYCFDIYHDGEYKEHDIDVEICDVVTEKKKDSDIIKFKTMEKVETAACVLHKGSYKELPKAYAAVLKWIEENEFQMVDNPRESYIDGVWNKKVEEDWLTEIQVPVKRR, via the coding sequence ATGAAAGAACAATATAAGTGCGAAAAAAAAGATGATACTATATTATATAAAATTGGATTGTTTTCTAAGATAAATCAAGTTACTATAAAAACACTAAGATATTATGATAATGTTGGATTACTAAAGCCTGCACATGTTGATGAGCATAATGGATATCGCTATTATACTTCTGCCCAGCTTCCTGTTCTTCATCATATACTGGCACTGAGGCAGATGGGGTTTACCTTAGAAGAGATCAAGGAAGTTCAAGATGGCATGTCAGAAGAAAAAATGCTTTTGAAAAAGAAGAGTGAACTTATTAGAAAAATTGCGGATGATACTATGAAATTATCAGAGGTGGAGTCTTATTTAATCCAAAAGAATAATGAAGGCGAGTATCATATTATATTAAAAGAACTGCCTGAAATAATTGTTGCATCAATGAGGACAGTTATACCAGATTATAGTGTTTTATTTGATGTTGCTTCAATTAAGGATGCAGAAATGAAGAGACTCGGATGCTCATATACAGTTCCTCAATATTGTTTTGATATTTACCATGACGGAGAATACAAGGAACATGATATAGATGTGGAAATTTGTGATGTTGTTACTGAAAAGAAGAAAGATTCTGATATAATTAAGTTTAAAACCATGGAGAAGGTTGAAACTGCAGCATGCGTACTGCACAAAGGAAGTTACAAGGAATTACCTAAAGCCTACGCTGCTGTTTTGAAATGGATAGAAGAAAATGAATTTCAAATGGTAGACAATCCACGGGAATCATACATTGATGGTGTGTGGAATAAAAAGGTTGAAGAGGATTGGCTCACAGAAATTCAAGTTCCAGTTAAGAGAAGATAG
- a CDS encoding ABC transporter permease, with protein sequence MKRFLKLLKIEGLLGFRCPDSIFFGVCMPVGIIVLIGAICKSKPAFHGASYTLLESSFGALITVGICATAFMGIPITIADYRDKKILKHFFVTPVSPAVLLLVQVVIDMVLSIISAICVYAVVKLFFNYEMRGSKIGFILSYFLVMFSMYSIGMLMASICKNMKITNVVCSIVYFPMLLLSGATVPYEIFPKTLQYVSNVLPLTQGIKLLKGYSLGLQEQSLLTPIVIMLVWGLVSAIAAVKTFRWE encoded by the coding sequence ATGAAGAGGTTTTTAAAGTTATTAAAGATAGAGGGACTGCTTGGATTTAGGTGTCCGGATAGCATATTTTTTGGAGTTTGTATGCCAGTAGGTATTATTGTATTAATAGGTGCTATTTGCAAGTCAAAACCTGCTTTTCATGGGGCGAGCTACACACTTTTAGAAAGTTCCTTTGGAGCACTTATAACGGTTGGTATTTGTGCTACTGCTTTTATGGGGATTCCTATAACAATTGCGGATTACAGAGATAAGAAGATTTTGAAACATTTTTTTGTAACACCTGTAAGCCCTGCTGTGTTACTATTAGTACAGGTTGTAATAGATATGGTACTTTCTATAATATCTGCAATATGTGTATATGCAGTAGTTAAGCTGTTTTTTAATTATGAAATGAGGGGTTCAAAAATTGGGTTCATTTTATCCTATTTTTTAGTTATGTTTTCTATGTACAGTATTGGAATGCTTATGGCAAGTATTTGTAAGAATATGAAAATAACAAATGTAGTCTGTAGTATTGTATATTTCCCAATGCTGCTTTTATCAGGTGCTACTGTACCATACGAAATATTCCCCAAAACGCTTCAATATGTTTCAAATGTTTTGCCTCTTACTCAGGGGATTAAATTATTAAAAGGATATTCTTTAGGATTACAAGAACAAAGTCTTTTAACACCTATTGTGATTATGTTAGTATGGGGATTAGTTAGTGCTATTGCAGCAGTTAAAACCTTTAGATGGGAATAA
- a CDS encoding ABC transporter ATP-binding protein — protein sequence MEDSIIISHLKKCYKDKVAVDNLSIKVKKGEIFGLLGHNGAGKSTTIDCTLGLKKFESGCVSILGMNPIKERKKLFERVGVQLQESCYQGNIKVGELCEETYALYKNPANYKKLLKEFKLSKFEKKQVSSLSGGEKQKLSVLLALIPNPEVIFLDELTTGLDSAARREVWKQLLSLKEKQTTIFLTSHYMDEVEALCDKVCIIKNGKEVVSGTLDEVITGSPYKRMEEAYLWYMGEEDAE from the coding sequence ATGGAAGATAGTATTATTATCAGTCATTTGAAAAAATGTTATAAGGACAAAGTGGCTGTTGACAATTTATCTATCAAGGTAAAAAAGGGAGAAATATTTGGTTTGCTCGGGCATAATGGAGCAGGAAAATCTACAACTATTGACTGTACTTTAGGACTTAAGAAGTTTGAAAGTGGATGCGTAAGTATACTTGGGATGAATCCAATAAAAGAAAGGAAAAAGCTATTTGAAAGAGTTGGAGTACAGCTTCAGGAGTCATGCTACCAAGGGAATATTAAGGTTGGAGAGTTATGTGAAGAAACTTATGCACTTTATAAAAATCCTGCAAATTATAAAAAGCTTTTAAAGGAATTTAAGCTATCTAAATTTGAAAAGAAACAAGTATCCAGCTTATCTGGTGGAGAAAAACAGAAACTATCGGTTTTGCTTGCGTTAATTCCTAATCCAGAGGTTATTTTTTTAGATGAGCTTACAACTGGCTTAGATTCTGCTGCCAGGAGGGAAGTCTGGAAACAGCTGCTTTCTTTAAAAGAAAAACAAACTACAATTTTTTTAACCTCGCATTATATGGATGAAGTAGAAGCACTTTGCGATAAAGTGTGCATTATTAAAAACGGAAAAGAAGTAGTAAGTGGTACTCTTGATGAAGTAATAACGGGGAGCCCATACAAGAGAATGGAAGAAGCATATTTATGGTATATGGGTGAGGAGGACGCAGAATGA
- a CDS encoding HD domain-containing protein, whose amino-acid sequence MNRIEILRQYIDNILLNMSDVKERRCAYVHLYGVAQSCALIALKRGENAELATMAGMLHDIYSYSKMDAKDHAHKGAVLAKEILASLKITNEDETKIICDAIYTHSEKEFVHSDFNEVLIDADVLQHCFYNPTFEIMPHEKTRYEKLKIEFGIA is encoded by the coding sequence ATGAACAGAATTGAGATTTTAAGACAATATATTGATAATATACTTTTAAATATGTCAGATGTTAAAGAACGAAGATGTGCTTATGTACATTTATATGGTGTTGCTCAATCTTGCGCATTAATTGCATTGAAACGTGGGGAGAATGCTGAACTTGCAACTATGGCAGGTATGCTTCATGACATATATTCATATTCTAAAATGGATGCTAAAGACCATGCACATAAAGGTGCTGTCTTGGCAAAGGAAATACTAGCATCATTAAAGATAACAAACGAGGATGAAACTAAAATTATTTGTGATGCTATTTATACACACAGCGAAAAAGAATTTGTACATTCTGATTTTAATGAAGTTTTAATAGATGCAGACGTACTTCAGCATTGCTTTTATAATCCTACCTTTGAAATAATGCCACATGAAAAAACAAGGTATGAAAAGCTCAAAATTGAGTTTGGTATTGCATGA
- a CDS encoding inositol monophosphatase family protein, producing MQDVRENVEKALREAGEIIAASTIHGNMVEEKGFANYVTEIDYKVQKLLTAKLKEIIPGSNVIGEEAKNNLYDIKKSTWIVDPVDGTTNLMYGYKHSAISVGLYKENKPCMGFVYNPYLEEMFFAEVGKGAFLNGAKISVTKNKVLEECLAGFGTNPYDRSNVDETFEIVTSLFKKCRDVRRSGSAALDMSYVACGRMDSFFEMCLQPWDYAAGFIILSEAGGKTTDWEGEAPQIIRPSSIVCSNGFLHDEMLEIINNAR from the coding sequence ATGCAAGATGTAAGAGAAAATGTTGAGAAAGCTTTAAGAGAAGCTGGAGAAATAATTGCTGCTTCAACTATACATGGTAATATGGTGGAAGAAAAAGGTTTTGCTAATTATGTTACAGAGATTGATTACAAGGTTCAAAAGTTACTTACAGCAAAGCTTAAGGAGATTATCCCGGGGAGCAATGTTATAGGTGAAGAGGCTAAGAATAATCTGTATGATATAAAAAAGTCTACTTGGATTGTTGACCCTGTAGACGGTACTACAAATTTGATGTATGGGTATAAACATTCAGCAATTTCAGTAGGACTTTATAAGGAAAATAAACCTTGTATGGGTTTTGTGTATAATCCTTATTTGGAAGAGATGTTTTTTGCAGAAGTAGGCAAAGGTGCGTTCTTAAATGGAGCAAAGATTAGTGTTACTAAAAACAAGGTTTTGGAAGAATGTCTTGCAGGCTTTGGCACTAATCCCTATGATAGAAGCAATGTAGATGAAACTTTTGAAATAGTAACATCACTTTTCAAAAAATGCAGAGATGTGAGAAGGTCAGGCTCGGCAGCTTTAGATATGTCATACGTTGCCTGCGGACGTATGGATTCATTCTTTGAAATGTGCCTTCAGCCGTGGGATTATGCTGCTGGATTTATAATTTTAAGTGAAGCGGGAGGAAAGACTACAGATTGGGAAGGAGAAGCACCGCAGATTATTCGTCCTTCAAGTATTGTATGTTCTAATGGTTTTTTACATGATGAAATGCTTGAAATAATTAATAATGCACGTTAA
- a CDS encoding WD40/YVTN/BNR-like repeat-containing protein, whose amino-acid sequence MKIHKQITKKELILSVAACTVFILVYWLAFYELYILCKFGRFKNNVPILIGCLTFFVVWFIILIIRKLRKSAVLDGQSENEYENYSKLKTKWNCVVLVILVLITCFYGAKIYHDAVKYNGKLAWLLEDLRNKKTVKLQHDNIYKDGVKGLFSDINAKIHMPEKLYVATSFSLKFDSDGKITAFDTFLYGKDSDGKLKTYLISYDGSKSDDITVRLNGNANPTYSKDKLLKPLLDTMKVIPLKKTVSKWNEKQFGILYYGKRSFGYNTTGIMYIDSKGNISSPGMAFSQISGYTVSIYVPGKENEYVPVRYNLLEGSANAKMPEFSNANENKKPSFDEPDKASGQFYLSKKVGYRLQVTAAAAGSRSYSLEGTTDGGTTWETINDDPFAGDIGTASGVTFLNDKLGFLCLAKSGGSRGDLYRTEDGGKSYAKVSFPEVKVTSAGQTYNPFDLPGMPYKKNGILNALVGQGSDGDYNGNSKALYESKDNGKTWGYVKEVSKK is encoded by the coding sequence ATGAAAATACACAAGCAAATCACAAAAAAAGAATTAATTTTATCAGTGGCAGCATGTACTGTATTTATTTTAGTATACTGGCTGGCATTTTATGAACTATACATATTGTGCAAATTTGGAAGATTCAAAAACAATGTACCAATATTGATTGGGTGTCTCACTTTCTTCGTAGTATGGTTTATAATTTTGATAATCAGAAAGTTAAGAAAATCGGCAGTTTTAGATGGACAAAGTGAAAATGAATATGAAAATTATTCAAAGCTTAAAACTAAGTGGAACTGTGTAGTATTGGTAATATTAGTGCTTATAACGTGTTTTTATGGAGCTAAAATATACCATGATGCAGTAAAATATAATGGAAAGCTGGCTTGGCTTTTAGAGGATTTGAGAAACAAGAAAACTGTAAAGCTTCAGCATGATAACATATATAAGGATGGCGTAAAAGGACTTTTTTCGGATATTAATGCAAAGATACATATGCCTGAAAAGCTTTATGTAGCAACCAGTTTCAGTCTTAAATTTGATTCTGATGGTAAAATCACAGCTTTTGATACATTTCTCTATGGTAAAGATAGTGATGGCAAGCTCAAGACCTATTTAATTAGCTATGATGGCAGTAAGTCAGATGATATAACAGTGCGTTTAAATGGAAATGCTAATCCAACGTACAGCAAAGATAAGCTTTTAAAACCGCTGCTTGATACAATGAAGGTAATTCCACTTAAGAAAACCGTAAGTAAGTGGAATGAAAAGCAATTTGGCATTCTTTATTATGGAAAGAGAAGTTTTGGATATAATACAACTGGTATTATGTATATTGATTCAAAGGGGAATATAAGCTCTCCTGGTATGGCATTTTCGCAAATATCTGGATATACTGTTTCAATATATGTGCCGGGAAAAGAAAATGAGTATGTGCCTGTTAGATATAATTTGCTAGAAGGTTCGGCTAACGCAAAAATGCCAGAGTTTTCGAATGCAAATGAGAATAAAAAGCCTTCTTTTGATGAGCCAGACAAAGCCTCAGGTCAATTTTATTTGTCAAAGAAAGTTGGATATCGCTTGCAGGTAACGGCAGCAGCGGCAGGAAGTAGATCGTATTCTTTAGAAGGTACAACTGATGGAGGAACTACCTGGGAGACTATAAATGATGATCCATTTGCAGGGGATATTGGCACTGCTTCAGGAGTAACTTTTTTAAATGACAAACTTGGATTTTTATGTTTAGCTAAAAGTGGAGGAAGTAGGGGAGACTTATATCGTACGGAAGATGGAGGTAAATCTTATGCAAAGGTAAGTTTTCCAGAAGTAAAAGTAACATCTGCCGGTCAAACTTATAATCCTTTTGATTTACCTGGAATGCCTTATAAGAAAAATGGAATCCTTAATGCTTTGGTTGGACAGGGCTCTGACGGAGATTATAATGGGAACTCTAAAGCTTTATATGAGTCAAAGGATAATGGTAAAACATGGGGTTATGTAAAAGAAGTTTCTAAAAAATAG
- a CDS encoding Uma2 family endonuclease, giving the protein MCEYWIVNPMKKTILVYRPDTDTNQYAAPESYSFKDKIKVGIYDNLEINFKLLRL; this is encoded by the coding sequence GTGTGTGAGTATTGGATAGTAAACCCTATGAAGAAAACTATATTAGTTTATAGACCTGATACTGATACAAACCAGTATGCAGCTCCTGAAAGTTATTCTTTCAAAGATAAAATAAAAGTTGGGATATATGATAATTTGGAAATCAATTTTAAATTGTTGAGATTGTAG
- a CDS encoding GH3 auxin-responsive promoter family protein — MSVISKLLYKISINAGGIVKVRFKRETKRCREVNEKVLFNILRANCNSEIGMKFDFNSIKSIEQFKRRVPITEYKDYEGYINRMARGEKNILMKDDIEYFGHTSGTTGKQKLIPCTRNSRRISSRYMALLVNKFCYDNFKKGWNYGRGLMIADIVMTTYTEGGIPICSATSGGMKGIKSVLPYLFTSPLEVMKIKDKETALYLHLLFGLKEKELLYIGGVFISSVLDLFRVMEKWHKELVNDIRRGCINSKLNLDEGVRKELNKFLSPDNVRADKLELEFKKGFKGISSRIWPNLLYIATVTGANFSIYDDKVKYYTDSLPIYSAAYGSTEAMIGINPYADKIRYVIIPSTVFYEFIRVDGTSRDTFLLHELKLGEKYEIVVTNYAGLYRYKIGDVVKVVGFYNNCPEVEFLYRKNQVLNMAAEKTNEEQLTSAIQAAIKKLKLNLVDYTTMPDNSITPGRYIFYFELKNNMSSCILQLLERTLDSELRKSNLAYDRARDNRRLGRIKVVLLKPNTFNLIKEALFRKGISKNQIKIPRVAVNNKCVLEISEENKISYH, encoded by the coding sequence ATGAGTGTTATCAGTAAACTACTTTATAAAATTTCTATAAATGCTGGAGGTATAGTAAAAGTAAGATTTAAGCGTGAAACTAAAAGGTGCAGAGAGGTAAATGAAAAAGTCCTATTTAATATATTGAGAGCAAACTGCAATAGTGAAATAGGAATGAAATTTGATTTTAATAGTATTAAATCTATAGAGCAGTTTAAAAGAAGAGTACCTATTACAGAATATAAGGATTATGAAGGATATATAAATAGGATGGCAAGAGGAGAAAAAAATATTTTAATGAAGGATGATATTGAATATTTTGGGCATACATCAGGAACTACAGGGAAGCAGAAACTTATTCCATGCACACGAAATAGCAGAAGAATATCCTCAAGATATATGGCACTGCTTGTTAATAAATTCTGTTATGATAATTTTAAAAAAGGCTGGAATTATGGAAGAGGTTTAATGATAGCAGACATAGTTATGACAACTTATACAGAGGGTGGAATTCCAATATGTTCAGCCACGTCCGGTGGTATGAAAGGCATAAAAAGTGTATTGCCATATTTGTTTACATCGCCACTTGAGGTTATGAAAATAAAGGACAAGGAAACAGCTTTATACCTTCACTTATTATTTGGTTTAAAAGAAAAAGAACTATTATATATAGGCGGCGTTTTTATTTCAAGTGTATTAGATTTATTTAGAGTTATGGAAAAATGGCATAAGGAGCTTGTAAATGATATAAGGAGAGGATGTATAAATAGTAAATTAAATCTTGACGAAGGTGTAAGAAAGGAATTAAATAAGTTTCTTTCACCGGATAATGTGAGAGCAGATAAACTGGAGTTAGAATTTAAAAAAGGTTTTAAAGGTATAAGTTCTAGAATATGGCCTAATTTATTGTACATTGCAACAGTAACTGGAGCAAATTTTTCTATATACGATGACAAAGTTAAGTATTACACAGATTCACTGCCGATTTATTCTGCTGCTTATGGTTCAACTGAGGCTATGATTGGCATTAATCCTTATGCAGATAAAATAAGATATGTAATTATACCAAGCACTGTTTTTTATGAATTTATCCGTGTAGATGGAACCAGCAGAGACACATTTCTTTTACATGAACTGAAGCTTGGAGAAAAATATGAAATAGTAGTTACTAATTATGCAGGACTTTATAGATATAAAATTGGAGATGTTGTTAAGGTAGTTGGATTTTATAATAACTGTCCTGAGGTTGAGTTTTTGTATAGAAAGAATCAGGTTTTGAACATGGCAGCTGAAAAGACTAATGAGGAACAATTAACAAGTGCCATACAGGCTGCAATCAAAAAACTAAAATTGAATTTAGTAGATTATACTACAATGCCGGATAATTCAATTACACCAGGGAGATACATTTTTTATTTTGAGCTTAAAAATAATATGTCAAGCTGCATACTTCAACTATTAGAACGAACTCTGGATAGTGAGCTTAGAAAATCAAATTTAGCTTACGATAGGGCAAGGGATAATAGAAGGCTTGGTAGGATTAAAGTAGTACTTTTAAAACCTAATACTTTTAATTTGATAAAAGAAGCTCTGTTTAGAAAGGGAATATCTAAAAATCAAATAAAAATTCCAAGGGTTGCGGTTAATAATAAATGTGTGTTAGAGATTAGTGAGGAAAATAAGATTTCGTATCATTAA